In Juglans microcarpa x Juglans regia isolate MS1-56 chromosome 7D, Jm3101_v1.0, whole genome shotgun sequence, the following are encoded in one genomic region:
- the LOC121239371 gene encoding uncharacterized protein LOC121239371 has protein sequence MSDEGEKTCPLCAEEMDLTDQQLKPCKCGYEICVWCWHHILEMAEKDETEGRCPACRSPYDKVKIVGMAANCERMVAEISMDRKKCLKAKSKPSEGRKQLSSVRVIQRNLVYIVGLPLNLADEDLLQHREYFGQYGKVLKVSMSRTAAGVIQQFPNNTCSVYITYSKEEEAIRCIQNVHGFILDGRSLRACFGTTKYCHAWLRNVPCSNTDCLYLHEIGPQEDSFSKDEIISAYTRSRVQQITGATNNMQRRSGNVLPPPPDEYYINSSTSTGKPIVKTTINIASVLRSSPPNGSSGRSVSLPAAASWGMRATNGHLPASSIASTNGPSKQNPDTVASTLSFTSAVTGITQASSLQSDATKRPTLNEDIQTINPTSKLESLNTLKQHIITDSPTNSSEKVAMPDGTFSLTLSSEFSCPPASEDNDRGISLPPEVTNSAYTEESCSSINEKLGLASDGQIQNLCSDVSSISIDRIARDEHSVAIRPNSSLFDRVLIKEPGLQRLQQDYAEQHTEPLLISTVGKAPSIDGVCASREQCDWISDSHTRVIQDTSSEVEDDILSFESQRLKDPEVVSRSTYLTNLANSLHVSRSHPLQHGEDYGALSLNADRPMSVDNRVSDRSLLHSSSISVISNGFPDNLVNNAPGLDMTLEHSFLHPNEDKGKQMGRFLSGVTNNEGNAAVDKGESSIISNILSLDCDPWDESLGSPQNLAKLFKEGDTQTGSHIISGSWRAPNNNQSRFSFARHEELRSQPFDVQQSFNAIEQLPMSQSFSQYCGGRDLYLEKHGIGNDFSSRNFEESENLANIHPAFTPNKLSGVSRAQISAPPGFSMSSRAPPPGFSSSKRMDQAFDPMTGNHLLDPSSLLRNSYQTMPTGNIVNTGDIEFMDPAILAVGEGRLQGGLNNPVLDMRSTFPPQLSAYESDSRFQLLMQRSLSQQQNMRFTDIDDNFSHRSNSYGLSTRLADQSQASNLSPFAAQLSLQQSRNALMSNGHWDSWNEVQSGNGLGMPELLRNDRLGYNKFYTGYEDSKYRTPSSGDLYNRTFGM, from the exons ATGAGTGACGAGGGAGAAAAGACTTGTCCTCTCTGCGCAGAAGAGATGGATTTGACTGATCAGCAGTTGAAGCCATGTAAATGTGGTTATGAG ATATGTGTTTGGTGCTGGCATCACATCCTGGAGATGGCTGAAAAGGATGAGACAGAGGGGCGGTGTCCTGCCTGTCGCTCCCCTTATGACAAAGTAAAGATTGTTGGGATGGCTGCTAACTGTGAGAG GATGGTGGCTGAAATCAGTATGGATAGGAAAAAGTGCCTGAAGGCTAAATCCAAACCATCTGAGGGACGGAAGCAACTGAGCAGTGTTCGCGTGATTCAACGGAACCTTGTTTACATAGTTGGCTTGCCTTTAAATCTGGCAGATGAAGAT CTTCTCCAACACCGTGAATATTTTGGTCAGTATGGTAAGGTTCTAAAAGTGTCCATGTCTCGGACTGCAGCTGGTGTAATTCAACAATTTCCAAACAATACATGTAGTGT CTATATTACCTATTCCAAAGAGGAGGAAGCTATTCGTTGTATTCAAAATGTACATGGGTTTATTTTGGATGGCAGATCCTTAAG GGCTTGCTTTGGAACCACAAAGTATTGTCATGCTTGGCTGAGAAATGTG CCCTGCAGCAATACGGATTGTCTCTATTTGCATGAGATTGGTCCTCAAGAGGATAGTTTCTctaaagatgaaataatttcagCATATACAAG GAGTCGAGTTCAACAAATTACTGGTGCTACAAACAATATGCAGCGGCGTTCGGGGAATGTGTTACCACCACCACCAGACGAATATTATATTAACAGTTCCACTTCAACTGGAAAGCCCATTGTCAAAACTACTATT AATATTGCGAGTGTTCTTAGAAGTTCTCCACCAAATGGAAGTTCTGGTAGATCTGTATCTCTTCCTGCTGCGGCCTCATG GGGAATGCGAGCTACTAATGGCCATCTACCAGCTTCCAGTATAGCAAGTACAAATGGACCTTCTAAGCAGAACCCTGACACAGTTGCTAGTACATTGTCATTTACATCAGCAGTTACAGGCATAACTCAGGCTTCCTCATTGCAAAGTGATGCTACAAAGAGGCCAACATTGAATGAAGATATTCAAACTATAAACCCAACCAGTAAACTGGAATCATTAAACACTTTGAAACAGCATATAATTACAGATTCTCCAACCAATTCATCTGAGAAAGTTGCCATGCCGGATGGAACTTTTTCTTTAACATTAAGCAGTGAGTTTTCTTGTCCACCAGCATCCGAGGACAATGATAGAGGTATTAGTCTGCCACCAGAGGTTACAAATTCTGCTTATACTGAGGAGTCCTGCAGTTCTATCAATGAAAAATTAGGGCTTGCCAGCGATGGACAGATTCAGAACTTATGCTCTGATGTATCTTCAATAAGTATTGATAGAATTGCGAGAGATGAACATTCAGTTGCAATCAGACCTAATAGTTCACTTTTTGATCGTGTCTTGATTAAAGAACCTGGACTTCAAAGGTTGCAGCAAGATTATGCTGAGCAACATACTGAACCTTTATTAATCTCAACTGTTGGGAAAGCACCTTCCATCGATGGGGTGTGTGCATCAAGAGAACAGTGTGACTGGATATCAGATTCACATACTCGAGTAATACAAGATACATCTTCTGAAGTTGAAGATGATATACTATCTTTTGAGAGTCAAAGACTCAAGGACCCAGAAGTTGTAAGTAGGTCTACTTATTTGACCAATTTGGCTAATTCGCTCCATGTTTCAAGGTCTCATCCTCTTCAGCATGGTGAGGATTATGGTGCACTTAGTTTAAATGCCGATCGTCCGATGTCTGTGGATAATAGGGTCAGTGACCGTTCGCTTCTACATTCATCTAGCATTTCAGTGATATCTAATGGTTTCCCTGATAACTTGGTGAACAATGCCCCTGGTTTGGATATGACCTTGGAGCATTCCTTTTTGCATCCAAATGAAGATAAAGGGAAGCAAATGGGGAGATTCTTGAGTGGTGTGACAAATAATGAGGGCAATGCTGCTGTCGATAAAGGAGAGAGCAGtataatatcaaatatattGTCATTGGACTGTGACCCATGGGATGAGTCGTTGGGATCCCCTCAGAATCTGGCTAAGTTGTTTAAGGAAGGTGATACTCAGACTGGTTCTCACATAATATCAGGTTCCTGGAGAGCACCAAATAATAATCAGTCGAGGTTTTCTTTTGCAAGGCATGAGGAGTTGAGAAGTCAACCATTTGATGTACAGCAATCTTTCAATGCCATTGAGCAATTGCCAATGAGCCAATCATTCAGCCAGTATTGTGGTGGAAGAGATTTGTATTTGGAAAAACATGGGATTGGCAATGATTTCTCTTCCCGAAATTTTGAAGAATCTGAGAATCTTGCTAACATTCATCCCGCTTTCACTCCTAATAAGCTTTCTG GTGTTTCAAGGGCACAAATTTCAGCCCCACCTGGATTCTCTATGTCAAGCAGGGCACCACCACCGGGCTTTTCCTCTAGCAAGAGAATGGACCAGGCATTTGACCCCATGACTG GGAATCATTTGCTTGACCCGTCCTCCTTGTTGAGAAACTCATATCAGACGATGCCAACTGGAAATATTGTTAATACTGGGGATATTGAGTTTATGGATCCTGCAATTTTGGCTGTGGGTGAAGGGAGACTTCAAGGTGGGCTTAACAATCCAGTCTTAGACATGAGATCAACTTTCCCTCCACAATTAAGTGCATATGAAAGTGACTCCAGATTTCAGCTATTGATGCAAAGATCACTCTCACAGCAGCAGAACATGAGATTTACCGACATTGATGATAATTTTTCTCATCGTAGCAATTCTTATGGCCTTTCTACAAGGCTTGCGGATCAATCACAAGCGAGCAATCTGTCCCCTTTTGCTGCACAGCTGTCCCTCCAACAGTCTAGAAATGCACTTATGTCTAATGGCCACTGGGACAGTTGGAATGAAGTTCAAAGTGGGAATGGTCTAGGTATGCCAGAGCTCCTAAGAAATGATAGACTGGggtataataaattttatactgGCTATGAAGATTCGAAGTATCGGACGCCAAGCTCTGGTGATCTCTATAACAGGACATTTGGGATGTGA
- the LOC121239370 gene encoding uncharacterized protein LOC121239370 — MSDEGEKTCPLCAEEMDLTDQQLKPCKCGYEICVWCWHHILDMAEKDETEGRCPACRSPYDKEKIVGMAANCERMVAEISMDKKKCQKVKSKPSEGRKQLSSVRVIQRNLVYIVGLPLNLADEDLLQNREYFGQYGKVLKVSMSRTAAGVIQQFPNSTCSVYITYSKEEEAIRCIQNVHGFILDGRSLRACFGTTKYCHAWLRNVPCSNSDCLYLHEIGPQEDSFSKDEIISAYTRSRVQQITGATNNLQRRSGNLLPPPADEYYINSSTSTGKPIVKTTSQNIASVVRSSPPNGSSGRSIALPAAASWGMRTTDGHLPAFSISSTNGPSKQKPDTVASTLAFPSAVTGLAQASTLNSDVGKRPTPNEDIQTMNQTSKESLNLLKQHRIMDSPTNPSKKLATPDGTRASLTLSSDFACPPASVDNDRGISLPPETTNSAYSEESCGSTTEKLGVESDRQIQNLCSDMSLISIDRIARDEHAVAVRPHDSLYDPILIKEPGNQGLQQDYAEQNREPLISTVGKATAMNGVYVSREQYDCKSDSRTRGIQDTSSEVEDDILSFESQRLKDPEVVSRSTYLTNLGNSFHVSRSHPLQHGEDYGALSLNADRPISVDNRVNDGSLLHSSSISVISNAFPENLVNNASGLDMTLEHSFLHPNDNKGKQMGSFLGGVTNNEGNAAGLDKGESSIISNILSMDCDTWGESLASPQNLANLFRESDKQSGSRIISGSWKAPNNNQSRFSFARHEESRSQPFDVQQSFDAFEQLPMSRSFSQYCGGRDLYLDKQGIGNGFSSRNFEESENLANIHPVFSPNKLSGVSRAQISAPPGFSMPSRAPPPGFSSSKRMDQAFDPMTGNHLLDTSSLLRNSYQTMPTGNIVNTGDIEFMDPAILAVGEGRLQGGLNNPGLDMRSTFPPQLSAFENDSRFQLLMQSSLSPQQNRRFADIDDNFSHRSNSYGLSTRLADQSQASNLSPFAAQMSLQQSRNALMSNGHWDSWNEVQGGNGLGMTELLRNDRLGYNKFYTGYEDSKYRMPSSGDLYNRTFGM, encoded by the exons ATGAGTGATGAGGGAGAAAAGACTTGTCCTCTCTGCGCAGAAGAAATGGATTTGACTGATCAGCAGTTGAAGCCATGTAAATGTGGTTATGAG ATATGTGTTTGGTGCTGGCATCACATCCTGGACATGGCTGAAAAGGATGAGACGGAGGGGCGGTGTCCTGCCTGTCGCTCCCCTTATGACAAGGAAAAGATTGTTGGGATGGCTGCAAACTGTGAGAG GATGGTGGCTGAAATCAGTatggataaaaaaaagtgtCAGAAGGTTAAATCCAAACCATCCGAGGGACGGAAGCAACTCAGCAGTGTCCGTGTGATTCAACGGAACCTTGTATACATAGTCGGCTTGCCTCTAAATCTGGCAGACGAAGAT CTTCTCCAAAACCGTGAATATTTTGGTCAGTATGGCAAGGTTTTAAAAGTGTCCATGTCTCGGACAGCAGCTGGTGTAATTCAACAATTTCCAAACAGTACATGTAGTGT ATATATTACCTATTCAAAAGAGGAGGAAGCGATTCGTTGTATTCAAAATGTACATGGGTTTATTTTGGATGGTAGATCCTTAAG GGCTTGCTTTGGAACCACAAAGTATTGTCATGCTTGGCTAAGAAATGTG CCTTGCAGCAATTCGGATTGTCTCTATTTGCATGAGATTGGTCCTCAAGAGGATAGTTTCTctaaagatgaaataatttcagCATATACGAG GAGTCGAGTTCAACAAATTACTGGTGCCACAAACAATTTGCAGCGACGTTCCGGGAATTTGTTACCACCACCAGCAGATGAATATTATATTAACAGTTCCACTTCAACTGGAAAGCCCATTGTCAAAACAACTAGT CAGAATATTGCAAGTGTTGTTAGAAGTTCTCCACCAAATGGAAGTTCTGGTAGATCCATTGCTCTTCCTGCTGCGGCCTCATG GGGAATGCGAACTACTGATGGCCATCTGCCAGCTTTCAGTATATCAAGTACAAACGGACCTTCTAAGCAGAAACCTGATACAGTTGCTAGTACATTGGCATTTCCATCAGCAGTTACAGGCTTAGCTCAGGCTTCCACATTAAATAGTGATGTTGGCAAGAGGCCAACACCGAATGAAGATATTCAAACTATGAACCAAACAAGTAAGGAATCATTAAACCTTTTGAAACAGCATAGAATTATGGATTCTCCAACCAACCCATCCAAGAAACTTGCCACACCGGATGGAACTCGTGCTTCTTTAACATTGAGCAGTGACTTCGCTTGTCCACCAGCATCTGTGGACAATGATAGAGGTATTAGTCTGCCACCAGAGACTACAAATTCTGCTTATAGTGAGGAGTCCTGCGGTTCTACCACTGAAAAATTAGGGGTTGAAAGTGATAGACAGATCCAGAACTTATGCTCTGATATGTCGTTAATAAGTATTGATAGAATTGCCAGAGATGAACATGCTGTTGCAGTCAGACCTCATGATTCACTTTATGATCCGATCTTGATTAAAGAACCTGGAAATCAAGGGTTGCAGCAAGATTATGCTGAGCAAAATAGAGAACCTTTAATCTCAACAGTTGGTAAAGCTACTGCCATGAATGGGGTGTATGTATCGAGAGAACAATATGACTGTAAATCAGATTCACGTACTCGAGGAATACAAGATACATCTTCTGAAGTTGAAGATGATATACTATCTTTTGAGAGTCAAAGACTCAAGGATCCAGAAGTTGTAAGTAGGTCTACTTATCTAACCAATTTGGGTAATTCGTTCCATGTTTCAAGGTCTCACCCACTTCAGCATGGTGAGGATTATGGTGCACTTAGTTTAAATGCCGATCGTCCGATATCTGTGGATAATAGAGTTAACGATGGTTCGCTTCTACATTCATCTAGCATTTCAGTGATTTCTAATGCTTTCCCTGAGAACTTGGTCAACAATGCCTCTGGTTTGGATATGACCTTGGAGCATTCCTTTTTGCATCCAAATGACAATAAAGGGAAGCAAATGGGAAGTTTCCTGGGTGGTGTGACGAATAATGAGGGCAATGCTGCTGGTTTAGATAAAGGAGAGAGCAGTATAATCTCAAATATATTATCAATGGACTGTGACACATGGGGTGAGTCGTTGGCATCCCCTCAGAATCTGGCTAATTTGTTTAGGGAAAGTGATAAACAGTCTGGTTCTCGCATAATATCAGGTTCCTGGAAAGCACCAAACAACAATCAGTCCAGGTTTTCTTTTGCAAGGCATGAGGAATCGAGAAGTCAACCTTTTGATGTACAGCAATCTTTCGATGCCTTTGAGCAATTGCCAATGAGCCGATCATTCAGCCAGTATTGTGGTGGAAGAGATTTGTATTTGGACAAACAAGGGATTGGCAATGGCTTCTCTTCCCGAAATTTTGAAGAATCTGAGAATCTTGCCAACATTCATCCCGTTTTCTCTCCTAATAAACTTTCTG GTGTTTCTAGAGCACAAATTTCTGCCCCACCTGGATTCTCTATGCCAAGCAGGGCACCGCCACCGGGTTTTTCCTCTAGCAAGAGAATGGACCAGGCATTTGACCCCATGACTG GGAATCATTTGCTTGACACATCCTCCTTGTTGAGAAACTCATATCAGACGATGCCCACTGGAAATATTGTTAATACTGGTGATATTGAGTTTATGGATCCTGCAATTTTGGCTGTGGGTGAAGGGAGACTGCAAGGTGGGCTTAACAATCCAGGCTTAGACATGAGATCTACTTTCCCTCCACAATTAAGTGCCTTTGAAAATGACTCCAGATTTCAGCTATTGATGCAAAGCTCGCTGTCCCCACAGCAGAACAGGAGATTTGCTGACATTGATGATAATTTTTCACATCGTAGCAATTCTTATGGCCTTTCTACAAGGCTTGCGGATCAATCACAAGCGAGCAACCTATCCCCTTTTGCTGCACAGATGTCCCTCCAACAGTCTAGAAATGCACTTATGTCTAATGGGCACTGGGACAGTTGGAATGAAGTTCAAGGTGGGAATGGTCTGGGTATGACAGAGCTCCTAAGAAATGATAGGCTGGggtataataaattttatactgGCTATGAAGATTCAAAGTATCGGATGCCGAGCTCTGGTGATCTCTATAACAGGACATTTGGGATGTGA